A region of the bacterium genome:
GGGCGTCGACGCGGCCGACCGCCAGGGCACCTACTCGGCCTCCAGCGATCCCTACACGCCGGACCTCGGCGCACCCGGTCAGCCCGGCAAGCCGATCGTCTTCTGATCCGCGAGGACGGAAAAGGGGCTGGTCCCCAACGGCGAACTCCCCCGCGACCACGAGGTCCGGGGGAGTTTTCTTTGCGGGCCGGGGGCGCCGGCGGCTCAGTCGCCGCCGATGGGCAGGATCCAGCCGACGCGCAGCCCCACGTTGTCCCAGTCGTAGGAGACGGGTGCGGTGAGCTCGTCGCCGCTGAAGAAGCGGTAGGTGTCGAACCGGTTCACGCTGTACAGGGCGCAGAACTCGAAGGCGTGCACACGCAGGCCGGCGCGCAGGCCCAGGCCGGGCGTGTTCACCGACTCGTCGAAGGGCTCGGCCAGGTTCTTGTTCAGACCCACCACGCGGTTGCGGTACCACCCGCCCGCCAGCGCCGCGAAGGGACGCGTGCCGGCGCCGGGGCGGCCCCCGGTCCACATGAATTCCAGGGTGTAGCGGAGGCTGGTGGCCGTCACCGAGAAGTCGCCGAAGTCCGGATCGGTGCTGTGGTAGTTGCGGTAGTCGACCACGTGGAAACCGGGCGAGAGCGACCAGTGGGGCGAGAAGTGGTGGCGCCAGCGGAAGCCCAGCTCCAGTCCGTCGCGGGCCCCGAAGCCCAGCTCGGAAATCGCCGGGCTGAAGTCGTCGCCCAGATCGCCGCCCGGTCCGGCCCAGCCCACCTCGAGCACGACCTGGCCCGGCGGGGTGGCCGGCTCCGGCGCGCGCCCCGGGGCAGCGGCGGCGGGTGTGGTGGCGAGGAACGCGGCGCCCAGGAGCAGCGCGGAAAGAGGCAGCGGACGGGGCATGGGCTCGACTTTCTGGCTCGGGTCGGCGGGGGACCCGCCGGCGGGTCCGGCGGCATGATATCGCGCCCCGACCGCCTTGGCAATCGGGAGCGAAACCCTGCTACACCGTCGCCCGCACGGGATTCCCACCGATCCGACCCCGCGATCCAGGCTAAAGACTTCCTATAGATCTCCGATAAGGGCATCACGGACAGGGGGGACCATGCCGGCCCTCCCGCACGGGGATCATCCAGGAGAATCCGCTCATGAAGAGAACCATTCTTTCGGCATTCGTGCTGGTCGCGCTGGTGGGCGCGTTCGTCGCGGCCCCCGCCCTGGCCGACGTCAACATCGGCGTGCTCGCCAAGCGCGGCGCGCCGCAGTGCATGCAGCAGTGGGGCGCCACGGGCCAGTACCTCAGCGAGAAGCTGGGCACGCCCGTGAAGATCGTGCCGCTGAAGTTCGAAGCCATCAAGCCGTCGGTCGAGAGCGGCCAGGTCGACTTCGTGCTGGCCAACTCGGCGTTCTACGTCGAGCTCGAGAAGGAGTTCGGCTGCCGGGCCGTCGCCACCCTCGTGAATTCGCGCAACGGGAACGCCCTGAAGGAATTCGGCGGCGTGGTCTTCGTCAAGGCCGACAGCCCGATCACGACCCTCGCCGACATCAAGGGCAAGAAGTTCATGGTCGTGAAGAAGTCGTCGTTCGGCGGCGCCCAGATGGCGTGGCGCCTGCTGAAGGAGAACGGCATCGATCCCGAGACCGACTGCGCCGAGTTCCTCTTCGGCAACAAGCACGACAACGTGGTGCTGGCCGTCCGCAACGGCGCCTGCGACGCGGGCAGCGTGCGCAGCGACACCCTCGAGCGCATGGCCGACGAGGGCAAGATCTCCATGGACGAGTTCCGGGTCATCAACAAGGTCGATGAC
Encoded here:
- a CDS encoding phosphate/phosphite/phosphonate ABC transporter substrate-binding protein, producing MKRTILSAFVLVALVGAFVAAPALADVNIGVLAKRGAPQCMQQWGATGQYLSEKLGTPVKIVPLKFEAIKPSVESGQVDFVLANSAFYVELEKEFGCRAVATLVNSRNGNALKEFGGVVFVKADSPITTLADIKGKKFMVVKKSSFGGAQMAWRLLKENGIDPETDCAEFLFGNKHDNVVLAVRNGACDAGSVRSDTLERMADEGKISMDEFRVINKVDDDFPFVHSTRLYPEWPLAACKSADPAVVAQVVQALLALQPTDTAAQSAKIVGWTEPLDYGPVRECLTIIQYGTFAGIQ